In the genome of Desulfovibrio desulfuricans, one region contains:
- the fliG gene encoding flagellar motor switch protein FliG — protein MELTGKQRTAVLLLAMGDKFTADVFKRMDRQEIADISRAIVELEPVPREVVEEVLREFHESLVEGVDMITGGSDTLKRLLVKNLDPETAKYVMDSLSLETGPAPFRELESVSPKLLSQILRNEHPQTLALIIGHLHPDQAANLLTNLPAGVRAEVLMRLARLEAVPEEMLMEVDKVLTSQLIAMGGKEGKKVGGVQSVAEILNAVDRATEEEVLSEIEEDSAQMAEDIRNLMFVFEDCKNIDDRGVREMLKEISNEDLTLALRGASEDLREKFFKNMSERAGNMIREELEFMGPAKLSDVEAAQQNVVKIVRRLEGENKLVISRGSGDVFV, from the coding sequence ATGGAGTTGACCGGCAAACAGCGTACTGCCGTGCTGCTGCTCGCCATGGGCGACAAATTTACGGCTGACGTGTTCAAGCGCATGGACCGGCAGGAAATAGCCGACATCTCCAGAGCCATTGTGGAGTTGGAGCCAGTACCCCGCGAGGTTGTGGAGGAAGTGCTGCGCGAGTTCCACGAGTCGCTGGTTGAAGGTGTGGATATGATCACTGGCGGCAGCGATACGCTCAAACGCCTGCTGGTCAAGAATCTTGACCCCGAAACCGCCAAGTACGTCATGGACTCACTGAGTCTTGAGACAGGCCCGGCGCCCTTCCGCGAGCTGGAATCGGTCAGCCCCAAGCTGCTTTCGCAGATTTTGCGCAACGAGCATCCGCAAACCCTGGCCCTGATCATCGGTCATCTGCATCCCGATCAGGCCGCCAATTTGTTGACAAACCTTCCCGCTGGCGTGCGCGCCGAGGTGCTCATGCGCCTTGCGCGGCTTGAGGCCGTGCCGGAAGAAATGCTTATGGAAGTGGACAAGGTGCTCACTAGCCAGCTTATCGCCATGGGCGGCAAGGAAGGCAAAAAAGTGGGCGGCGTGCAGTCTGTGGCCGAAATCCTCAACGCTGTGGACCGCGCCACCGAAGAAGAAGTGCTTTCCGAAATCGAAGAAGACTCCGCCCAGATGGCCGAAGATATCCGCAACCTCATGTTTGTGTTCGAGGATTGCAAAAATATCGACGATCGCGGCGTGCGCGAAATGCTCAAGGAAATTTCCAACGAAGACCTTACCCTGGCCCTGCGCGGCGCCAGCGAAGATCTGAGGGAAAAATTCTTCAAAAACATGTCGGAACGCGCGGGCAACATGATTCGCGAAGAACTGGAGTTCATGGGCCCGGCCAAGCTCTCCGACGTGGAGGCGGCCCAGCAGAACGTCGTCAAGATCGTGAGGCGGCTTGAGGGCGAAAACAAGCTGGTCATCAGCCGTGGCAGCGGCGACGTTTTTGTTTAG
- a CDS encoding flagellar M-ring protein FliF: MMKQLQPKKAGSPPAESSSSLSQLKAIRLAQKESNQRVEELKMRLFHITEQHMDQAVRLIKRWLADKE; encoded by the coding sequence ATGATGAAACAGCTACAGCCTAAAAAAGCGGGCAGCCCGCCGGCGGAAAGCAGCTCGTCGCTCTCGCAGCTCAAGGCGATCCGCCTGGCGCAAAAAGAAAGCAACCAGCGTGTTGAAGAACTGAAAATGCGGCTCTTTCATATTACCGAGCAGCATATGGACCAGGCCGTGCGGCTTATCAAGCGCTGGCTTGCAGACAAGGAATAG
- a CDS encoding FliH/SctL family protein yields MASDQLRKKWGTIFMGERETSPQQLDAMQEPLLRERAQHQQQEDYLARVRARAEERAREILGAAYAERQKVLEEAGGEAQAKIQQLTQEARALKAQAQGEMAAAHDEHEKARELRDEAEFIRNNAHNNGFQAGMEQAGAELKEFRADVGQMLGNTLLALEAQRHALVEDWRDELAELARVAVEAGTGWVLQTEHQNVLQHLVFSSLQLLENRSTVTLRVHPDDEETVSDLFRAARERVPELNQWIVNGDASIELGGLVAESASGSVENLRAHYREMVNGILEHLTLPQGAQEGQAAQAASEVSAQELARLAEVVPPRPVPAGEMPVLVDDMPEGEAGPGAEQESGPESVEDSEPPQPGDPEQGAVLAMGSTASNDAAPVPADAPADPAVHNFDAGAQPDDGAAPMRAPEAALLSDAAPVHDEPPASAHPAVPAAPEPVDPAAAGQAAPKHGADNVQQPANEHSADVQPTFAAEPQAPQQADAHGRQVANPSLAELEDELFPLPEEEKIHAAQPDSSVFVSGGFLPGSGNGQPE; encoded by the coding sequence ATGGCGTCAGACCAGTTGCGCAAAAAATGGGGCACCATCTTTATGGGCGAGCGCGAGACATCCCCTCAGCAGCTCGATGCCATGCAAGAGCCGTTGCTCCGTGAGCGCGCCCAGCACCAGCAGCAGGAAGATTATCTTGCGCGGGTGCGTGCCAGGGCCGAGGAACGCGCACGCGAAATTCTTGGCGCTGCCTATGCTGAACGCCAAAAGGTGCTGGAAGAAGCCGGGGGCGAAGCTCAGGCCAAAATACAGCAGCTTACGCAAGAGGCCCGGGCGCTTAAGGCGCAGGCGCAGGGCGAAATGGCCGCAGCCCATGACGAGCACGAAAAAGCCCGCGAGCTGCGCGATGAAGCCGAGTTTATTCGCAACAACGCGCACAACAACGGTTTTCAGGCCGGGATGGAACAGGCCGGAGCCGAGCTTAAGGAATTCAGGGCCGACGTGGGGCAGATGCTGGGCAATACCCTGCTGGCGCTGGAGGCCCAACGGCATGCGCTGGTTGAAGACTGGCGCGACGAGCTGGCCGAGCTGGCCCGCGTGGCCGTCGAGGCCGGTACCGGCTGGGTTTTGCAGACCGAGCACCAGAATGTGCTGCAACATCTGGTGTTCAGCTCGCTGCAGCTGCTCGAAAACCGCTCTACCGTGACCCTGCGCGTGCACCCCGACGACGAGGAGACCGTGAGCGACCTTTTCAGGGCTGCCCGCGAGCGCGTGCCCGAGCTGAACCAGTGGATCGTCAACGGCGACGCCTCCATCGAGCTCGGCGGCCTTGTGGCGGAGAGCGCCAGCGGTTCGGTGGAAAATCTGCGCGCTCACTACCGCGAGATGGTCAACGGCATTCTTGAGCACCTCACCTTGCCGCAGGGAGCGCAAGAGGGGCAGGCGGCGCAGGCTGCCAGCGAGGTGTCGGCGCAGGAGCTGGCGAGGCTGGCCGAGGTTGTGCCTCCCAGGCCCGTACCAGCAGGGGAAATGCCCGTTTTGGTGGACGACATGCCCGAGGGCGAAGCGGGGCCGGGAGCCGAGCAGGAATCCGGGCCTGAATCCGTGGAGGATTCTGAGCCGCCGCAGCCAGGCGATCCCGAACAGGGCGCGGTCCTCGCCATGGGGTCCACTGCGAGCAACGACGCCGCACCCGTGCCTGCGGATGCGCCAGCAGACCCCGCCGTACACAACTTTGACGCGGGCGCGCAGCCCGATGACGGCGCCGCTCCCATGCGCGCGCCTGAAGCGGCATTGCTGTCCGATGCGGCCCCCGTACATGACGAGCCCCCCGCATCGGCGCATCCTGCAGTGCCCGCAGCCCCAGAGCCTGTAGACCCGGCAGCTGCCGGTCAGGCCGCCCCCAAGCACGGAGCGGACAACGTGCAGCAGCCTGCCAATGAACATTCTGCAGACGTGCAGCCGACATTTGCAGCGGAGCCTCAGGCCCCGCAGCAGGCTGACGCCCATGGGCGTCAGGTTGCCAATCCCAGTCTGGCCGAGCTTGAGGACGAGCTTTTTCCCCTGCCGGAAGAAGAAAAAATCCACGCAGCCCAGCCGGATTCCAGCGTATTTGTCAGCGGGGGCTTTTTGCCCGGCTCCGGCAACGGTCAGCCGGAGTAA